The Ruania alba genome window below encodes:
- a CDS encoding VOC family protein codes for MARLDEIVVDCRAAPALARFWAEVLDGYAVRPYDDAEIARLAGLGLTPQTDPTVAVDGPGPTLFFQEVPEPKSGKNRLHLDVTAADRQAEVTRVQVLGARVLAEHPGWTVLADPEGNEFCISSRGG; via the coding sequence ATGGCCCGGTTGGACGAGATCGTCGTGGACTGCCGTGCTGCCCCGGCCCTCGCGCGGTTCTGGGCGGAGGTGCTCGACGGGTATGCGGTGCGCCCCTACGACGACGCGGAGATCGCCCGATTGGCGGGCCTCGGCCTGACGCCCCAGACGGACCCGACGGTGGCCGTTGACGGCCCCGGCCCGACGCTGTTCTTCCAGGAGGTGCCCGAGCCGAAGTCGGGGAAGAACCGGCTCCACCTCGACGTCACGGCAGCGGACCGGCAGGCCGAGGTCACCCGGGTGCAGGTGCTCGGCGCCCGGGTGCTCGCCGAGCACCCGGGCTGGACCGTCCTCGCCGACCCGGAAGGGAACGAGTTCTGCATCTCCTCCCGGGGCGGCTGA
- a CDS encoding IclR family transcriptional regulator, with protein MDDPDTQSTPQAARSSIQVIDRSVAMLRAIAQAGPGGLALKSLTASAGLRPSTARTLLSALATHGLVRQRDPERHYLLGPTFFELNRAYVEQTDLASVATPVLRELWEKTDETVHLSVLKDGHRVDLAVLVSRQLLNINPTVARFDTATATVPFHTAAGKVLFAELDDARRDHLLTSAPWRSNVSESKAQLAALVSAVRQQGFATNVEEEAAGVCGVAAPVRDHSGAVVAALCIGYPSVRSTPAHQEAMRSAVLDAADTLSALLGARTDTVQQGEEER; from the coding sequence ATGGACGATCCCGATACGCAGAGCACCCCGCAGGCAGCCCGCAGCTCGATCCAGGTGATCGACCGGTCGGTGGCCATGCTGCGCGCCATCGCACAGGCCGGTCCCGGAGGGCTCGCCCTGAAGTCACTGACGGCGTCCGCCGGTCTGCGACCGTCCACGGCCCGCACACTGCTGAGCGCCCTGGCCACCCACGGCTTGGTACGCCAACGGGACCCGGAGCGCCACTACCTGCTCGGCCCGACCTTCTTCGAGCTGAACCGCGCCTACGTGGAGCAGACCGACCTCGCCTCGGTGGCCACGCCGGTGCTGCGCGAGCTGTGGGAGAAGACCGACGAGACCGTGCACCTGTCCGTACTCAAGGACGGGCATCGCGTAGACCTGGCGGTGCTGGTGAGCCGGCAGTTGCTGAACATCAATCCGACGGTGGCGCGATTCGACACCGCGACGGCGACCGTGCCCTTCCACACCGCAGCGGGCAAGGTGCTCTTCGCCGAGCTCGATGATGCGCGACGCGACCACTTGCTCACATCGGCGCCCTGGCGGTCCAACGTGTCTGAGTCCAAGGCACAGCTCGCCGCCCTCGTCAGCGCCGTCCGGCAGCAGGGCTTCGCCACCAACGTCGAGGAGGAGGCGGCCGGCGTCTGCGGGGTGGCCGCCCCGGTGCGCGACCACAGCGGCGCGGTCGTCGCCGCGCTGTGCATCGGCTACCCGTCAGTGCGCAGCACCCCGGCGCATCAGGAGGCGATGCGCAGTGCCGTGCTGGACGCTGCGGACACCCTCTCTGCCCTGCTCGGCGCCAGAACCGACACCGTCCAGCAGGGCGAGGAGGAACGATGA